GCCGTACATGCAGTTACGACCACTTGTTTTGATTACCCTGTTCAGTTTTCTGGTCGCCTGCAGCAGCGAAGCCCCCAAGCCTGCCGCGCCTCAGCCAACCCCTGCACAAGAGAAAAAAGTCCCGGGCATCGAAGACTTGGGCCCCCTGCCCGCCTACCAGCGTGAGATCAGCGGCAACCTGACCAACGTGCCGGCCGGCGCCGAAGTCGAGCTGGCGTTGCTGGTGATCGACGACCGCTCGCGCCCACAGCAACTGCTCGCCAGCAGCGTGTTGACCGGCAACGGCAAGCCCCTGGCCTTTCGCCTGCGCTTCAATCCTGAAGCGTTCCCGGCCGGTGCACGGGTTGAATTGCGCGGTCGCGCCAGCCAATCCGGCCAGTTGATCCTGCATCTGCCCGCCGTGCGCATCACCCAGGCGATCACCCAGACCACCGGCCCCCTGCAGCTCGTCAAGGCGCCATGACGCCACCGCTGCACCTGCAAAGTGCCCTGAGCGAGTTGATCGGCGACGCACAGCTGGTGCCCAGACCACTGCCGGGCACGGAGTTGTCGTTATGGCTGCTCAATGCCGACAACATGGACCGCGCCTTCAGCCAGGAAGAAACCCGCCGCATCCTGCACGAGCCGCCCTACTGGAGCTTTTGCTGGGCCAGCGGGCTGGCGCTGGCGCGCTATCTGGCGGCGAACCCCGCGTGGGTGGCGGGCAAGCGCGTGCTGGATTTCGGCACCGGTTCCGGCGTGGCCGCGATTGCAGCGGTCAAGGCCGGGGCACTGGAGGTCGTGGCCTGCGACCTGGACCCGCTGGCGCTGGCGGCTTGCCGAGCGAACGCCGAACTCAACGGGGTGCAACTGAGTTATTCAGCGGACTTCTTCGCCGAAGCCGACCGCTTCGACCTGATCCTGGTGGCCGACGTGCTCTACGACCGCGCCAACCTGCCGCTGCTGGACCAGTTCCTGACCCGTGGCCGCGAAGCGCTGGTGGCGGATTCGCGGGTGCGCGACTTCCAGCACCCCGATTATCAGCGCCTGGAGGTGCTGGACGCCCTGACCCTGCCGGACCTGGCCGAGCCTTGGGAGTTTCGCAAGGTGAGCCTGTACCATTCACGAAGGCGTTTGTAGGCGCGAGCTTGCTCGCGAAGCACTCAGGCCCCCGCGTTTATTCAGAATGAACGCGTTGCCTGGACGTTTTTCGCGAGCGAGCTCGCTCCTACATTTGATCGCGCTCGCTTTCGGCCAACCGCGCCAGCCCTTATAGTTGCCCCCATTCCCGCTTTATTCGAGACGCCTCATGAGTGAGCCCACGCCGTACATCTTCGATGTCACTACCGCCAACTTCGACCAGGCGGTGATTCAGAACTCTTTTGAACGACCGGTATTGGTGGATTTCTGGGCCGAGTGGTGCGCGCCGTGCAAGGCACTGATGCCGATGCTGGCGCAGATCGCCGAGAGCTATCGCGGCGAGTTGCTGCTGGCCAAGGTCGATTGCGAGGCCGAGCAGGACATCGTTGCGCGTTTTGGTATTCAAAGCCTGCCGACGGTGGTGCTGTTCAAGGACGGTCAGCCGGTGGATGGGTTTGCCGGGGCGCAGCCGGAGTCGGCGGTGCGGGCGATGCTTGAGCCTCATGTGCCGATGCCGCCACCGGCCGCGGCGGACCCGCTGGAGCAGGCACAGGCGCTGTTTGCCGAGGGCCGCATCAGCGATGCCGAAGCCGTGCTGGTTGCGCTGTTGGGCGAAGACAACACCAACGCCGCCGCGCTCATCCTGTACGCGCGTTGCCTGGCCGAACGCGGTGAACTGGGTGAAGCCCAGGCCGTGCTGGATGCGGTCAAGAGCGACGAGCACAAGGCCGCCCTCGCCGGCGCCAAGGCGCAAATCACCTTTTTGCGCCAGGCTGCCGACCTGCCGGACGCCGCCGACCTGAAAAGCCGCCTGGCGCAGAACCCCCAGGACGACGAAGCGGCTTATCAGTTGAGCATTCAACAATTGGCGCGCCAGCAATACGAGGCTGCGCTGGAAGGCCTGCTCAAGCTGTTCATGCGCAACCGCAGCTACAGCGAGGGCCTGCCGCACAAGACCTTGCTGCAGGTGTTCGAACTGCTCGGCAATGACCACCCGCTGGTCACGGTGTACCGCCGCAAATTGTTTGCCGCGTTGTACTAGCCTCACCCTGTAGGAGCGAGCTTGCTCGCGA
Above is a genomic segment from Pseudomonas sp. R5-89-07 containing:
- the trxA gene encoding thioredoxin, coding for MSEPTPYIFDVTTANFDQAVIQNSFERPVLVDFWAEWCAPCKALMPMLAQIAESYRGELLLAKVDCEAEQDIVARFGIQSLPTVVLFKDGQPVDGFAGAQPESAVRAMLEPHVPMPPPAAADPLEQAQALFAEGRISDAEAVLVALLGEDNTNAAALILYARCLAERGELGEAQAVLDAVKSDEHKAALAGAKAQITFLRQAADLPDAADLKSRLAQNPQDDEAAYQLSIQQLARQQYEAALEGLLKLFMRNRSYSEGLPHKTLLQVFELLGNDHPLVTVYRRKLFAALY
- a CDS encoding YbaY family lipoprotein, producing the protein MQLRPLVLITLFSFLVACSSEAPKPAAPQPTPAQEKKVPGIEDLGPLPAYQREISGNLTNVPAGAEVELALLVIDDRSRPQQLLASSVLTGNGKPLAFRLRFNPEAFPAGARVELRGRASQSGQLILHLPAVRITQAITQTTGPLQLVKAP
- a CDS encoding methyltransferase, encoding MTPPLHLQSALSELIGDAQLVPRPLPGTELSLWLLNADNMDRAFSQEETRRILHEPPYWSFCWASGLALARYLAANPAWVAGKRVLDFGTGSGVAAIAAVKAGALEVVACDLDPLALAACRANAELNGVQLSYSADFFAEADRFDLILVADVLYDRANLPLLDQFLTRGREALVADSRVRDFQHPDYQRLEVLDALTLPDLAEPWEFRKVSLYHSRRRL